From Aspergillus chevalieri M1 DNA, chromosome 4, nearly complete sequence, a single genomic window includes:
- the tif35 gene encoding translation initiation factor eIF3 core subunit g (BUSCO:EOG0926489S;~COG:J;~EggNog:ENOG410PI34;~InterPro:IPR000504,IPR024675,IPR017334,IPR035979, IPR012677,IPR034240;~PFAM:PF12353,PF00076;~go_component: GO:0005737 - cytoplasm [Evidence IEA];~go_component: GO:0005852 - eukaryotic translation initiation factor 3 complex [Evidence IEA];~go_function: GO:0003676 - nucleic acid binding [Evidence IEA];~go_function: GO:0003743 - translation initiation factor activity [Evidence IEA]), translated as MSRPANRADWADDEEFDDPSALPPQQVTTNKDGTKTVVSYRFNDDGKKVKVTRRIKTTVVREQVNPQVAERRSWDKFGLEKGHAAGPSFDTTSVGENIVFRPNVNWKVQAAEEDKAGGEKGSMKDQLKDKKVKCRICSGEHFTARCPFKDTMAPIDEPTAGGDVGAEEPAAGGLGATSGSYVPPHLRKGAAAGGEKMAGKYEKDDLATLRVTNVSELAEEQELRDLFERFGRVTRVFLARDRETQRAKGFAFISFADRDDAARACDKMDGFGYRHLILRVEFAKRS; from the exons ATGTCTCGACCTGCAAA CCGTGCTGACTGGGCTGACGACGAGGAGTTCGATGACCCCTCGGCGCTCCCACCGCAGCAAGTGACAACGAACAAAGACGGCACAAAGACGGTGGTCTCGTACCGATTCAACGATGACGGCAAGAAAGTGAAGGTCACGCGACGCATCAAAACGACCGTTGTTCGCGAGCAAGTCAACCCTCAAGTCGCAGAGCGCCGATCGTGGGACAAATTCGGTCTGGAGAAGGGCCACGCGGCGGGACCCTCGTTCGACACAACCTCCGTGGGCGAGAACATTGTTTTCCGGCCGAACGTGAACTGGAAGGTGCAGGCTGCGGAGGAGGATAAGGCCGGCGGCGAGAAGGGCAGCATGAAGGACCAGctcaaggacaagaaggTCAAGTGTCGGATTTGCAGCGGAGAGCACTTTACAGCAAGATGTCCGTTCAAGGATACCATGGCGCCTATCGACGAGCCTACTGCTGGTGGAGATGTCGGGGCCGAGGAGCCTGCGGCGGGTGGACTTGGTGCTACTTCCGGCAGCTATGTGCCGCCTCATCTGCGGAagggtgctgctgctggcggcGAGAAGATGGCTGGCAAGTACGAGAAAGACGATTTGGCTACGCTGCGGGTTACAAAC GTCAGCGAGTTGGCCGAAGAGCAGGAGTTGCGGGATCTGTTCGAGCGTTTCGGTCGCGTGACGAGAGTATTCCTGGCGCGGGACCGCGAGACACAGCGGGCCAAGGGCTTTGCTTTCATCAGTTTTGCAGACCGGGACGATGCGGCGCGTGCGTGCGACAAGATGGATGGCT TCGGTTATCGCCACTTGATTCTCCGCGTGGAATTCGCCAAGCGTTCTTAG
- a CDS encoding NDT80 / PhoG like DNA-binding family protein (COG:S;~EggNog:ENOG410PNW0;~InterPro:IPR008967,IPR037141,IPR024061;~PFAM:PF05224;~go_function: GO:0003677 - DNA binding [Evidence IEA];~go_function: GO:0003700 - DNA-binding transcription factor activity [Evidence IEA];~go_process: GO:0006355 - regulation of transcription, DNA-templated [Evidence IEA]): protein MDEDDHNRRINTLGHPLAQPVSIPVSNGLRYNAQATASMQDVSFATSPSMLMSPGDTCSEAFSSTSYSPTPNSIYSPSPALSYDRMSSLGTHRMPLQPPTAQINPSIPGNWRTDNFPGSYGLQRGQLPSLPGFTSSPRGYDNAFMAQPNLYLESMHRYRDVESPPWNNETNILHHVWVGNLKSGQTIKPEIRANIPSKKFFLDGEKWTCYRRNYLSVTCSFSLHPCSSGPFWVKTENNGVQQIRSFAMSLSATVDSKPDEPRELVQHSPKRDKQSERPPAILPVQPCPPPLSYGHGPAGTNGSQHGYGMASQSAGLYDYGASSYVSGSHSGNPPTQCTFERIQFAKATANNGKRRATQQFYNLVVDLYAEVERPIGGKPGDEWIKIARRLSHPMVVRGRSPGHYREHRRDSQSSMDPDGGAGGTGEHGGMLPPGFPKHFSMMGYEPASSGRYGRTDYHQHIKPEQSPLSDHSPHASSSSSTCTLDMGILNDTMDPMDIKATSSMDSYDNSFVMVDMPQDQKPAMDIHGTEGGENETTLAFRNPLPSFDYDTLSKEEDVGVTSPGSFPDNVASMVAMMPSETSESSFIRNPPRVPSQPAVCSSGGGGFNAFVDNSFGRFDSVQGSQELCT, encoded by the exons ATGGACGAGGACGACCACAATCGCAGGATCAACACGTTGGGTCATCCCTTGGCTCAACCCGTCTCCATCCCGGTCTCTAACGGCTTGCGATACAACGCACAAGCCACTGCTTCCATGCAAGATGTCTC ATTTGCAACCTCCCCTTCCATGCTGATGAGCCCTGGCGATACCTGCTCAG AAGCTTTCTCTTCAACGTCTTACTCTCCAACACCAAACTCCATCTATTCTCCCTCTCCAGCTCTATCATACGACAGAATGTCAAGCCTTGGTACCCACCGAATGCCTCT TCAACCTCCAACCGCCCAGATTAATCCGAGCATCCCCGGAAATTGGAGAACGGATAACTTCCCCGGGTCCTATGGCCTCCAGCGCGGCCAGCTCCCATCACTGCCAGGGTTTACCAGCTCTCCACGAGGCTACGATAATGCGTTCATGGCCCAACCAAACCTATACTTAGAGTCAATGCATCGATACAGAGACGTTGAATCGCCTCCGTGGAACAACGAAACCAACATTCTCCATCATGTATGGGTCGGTAACTTGAAGAGTGGGCAAACAATCAAGCCGGAGATCAGAGCAAATATTCCCAGCAAgaaattcttccttgacGGCGAGAAATGGACATGCTATCGACGCAACTATCTATCTGTTACGTGCTCGTTTTCGTTACACCCGTGCAGTTCAGGCCCCTTCTGGGTGAAAACCGAGAACAATGGCGTCCAGCAAATCCGCAGCTTTGCCATGTCGCTCTCGGCCACTGTCGACTCGAAACCCGACGAGCCTCGCGAACTTGTGCAGCACAGCCCAAAACGAGACAAGCAGTCGGAGCGGCCTCCTGCAATACTCCCAGTGCAGCCTTGTCCCCCGCCGTTGAGCTACGGCCATGGTCCTGCTGGTACGAACGGCAGCCAACATGGTTACGGGATGGCATCGCAATCAGCAGGGCTGTATGACTATGGTGCGTCGTCCTATGTTAGTGGTTCACACTCAGGGAACCCCCCTACGCAATGTACGTTTGAACGGATCCAATTCGCCAAAGCCACGGCCAACAACGGCAAACGCCGGGCAACCCAGCAGTTTTACAACCTGGTGGTGGATCTATATGCCGAAGTCGAGCGCCCAATTGGCGGCAAGCCCGGCGACGAGTGGATCAAAATCGCCCGACGGTTGTCCCACCCGATGGTGGTCCGCGGCCGGTCCCCTGGCCACTATCGAGAACATCGGAGGGACAGCCAGAGCAGCATGGACCCGGACGGGGGAGCTGGCGGCACGGGCGAGCATGGCGGCATGCTACCCCCCGGCTTTCCAAAGCATTTTTCAATGATGGGTTACGAGCCCGCCTCGTCAGGACGCTATGGTCGAACGGATTACCATCAGCATATCAAGCCCGAGCAGTCCCCTCTAAGCGACCATAGCCCACATGcctcgtcgtcctcatcGACATGCACTCTCGACATGGGCATTCTCAACGACACCATGGACCCCATGGACATCAAAGCCACCTCTAGTATGGACTCTTACGACAACTCGTTCGTCATGGTCGACATGCCACAGGACCAGAAACCTGCCATGGACATTCACGGTACTGAGGGAGGAGAGAATGAAACAACACTCGCTTTCCGCAACCCACTACCCTCGTTCGATTACGACACGCTCTCCAAGGAAGAAGACGTCGGCGTAACAAGCCCTGGCAGCTTCCCGGATAATGTCGCGTCGATGGTCGCGATGATGCCGAGCGAGACGAGCGAGAGTTCGTTCATTCGCAATCCGCCACGGGTTCCCTCGCAGCCGGCTGTGTGTAgcagcggcggcggtgggTTTAATGCGTTTGTTGATAATTCGTTTGGACGCTTTGACTCGGTGCAGGGGTCGCAAGAGCTGTGCACTTAG
- a CDS encoding uncharacterized protein (COG:S;~EggNog:ENOG410PTUP;~TransMembrane:1 (i16-33o)): MSLWQSYRSLRPRTRALFGIGMVAWASVGLWTTPQVEGALGMVASEKEKEELERKMTVRVERVERG; this comes from the exons ATGTCCCTCTGGCA ATCATACCGCTCTCTAAGGCCCCGCACACGCGCGCTCTTCGGGATAGGCATGGTCGCCTGGGCCTCGGTGGGACTGTGGACGACGCCGCAGGTCGAGGGGGCGCTGGGGATGGTGGCTagtgagaaggagaaggaggagttggagaggaagatgactGTTAGGGTGGAGAGGGTGGAGAGGGGGTAG
- the faa4 gene encoding long-chain fatty acid-CoA ligase FAA1 (COG:I;~EggNog:ENOG410PF89;~InterPro:IPR042099,IPR000873,IPR020845;~PFAM:PF00501), with translation MSKTDINLQPKMAKKPPFTVEVPGAEPVQGETKPRRHLRSKDDLILRPAEDVGTTYDVFRRSARLFGNAKAVGSRKLIKTHIENKKVKKVIDGVEKEVDKKWTYFEMSGYSYKSFVEYEQLALQLGAGLRKLGLEKDSKIHLYGATSANWLAMSHGAASQSVTIVTAYDTLGEEGLKHSLKQTSSVAIFLDPALIPSLHNVLSDVKSIKHVIYNTDQEPKQEDLDKLKSDFDYLNIISIEDLRKSGEENPVDPVPPVPEDLCCIMYTSGSTGPPKGVPLTHANVIAATAGVNEIVGDYIGPSDALLTYLPQAHILEFMFENLCLFWGGTMGYGNPRTLSEGSMRNCKGDIKEFKPTILVGVPAVWETVKKGVLGQLNKNSFLVKSLFWGAMSAKNFLLSTGLPGSGFGTWFLDNMIFKKLKEATGGRLRIVMNGGGPISKDTQQFLSMAIAPMISGYGLTETAAMGALNDPMAWNPNALGEIPASVEVKLVDFPDAGYLTKNNPPQGEIFIRGGSVTTHYWENEEETKSAFAEGGWFMTGDIGEFDKYGHLRIIDRKKNLVKTLNGEYIALEKLESVYRSSPIVGNICVYAAEDQAQPVAIIVPVEAALKKVAEESKVSSGGETLEALVHNEDLKSAVLKQLQNTGRSLGLKGIEIISGVVLSDEEWTPQNGYMTAAQKLQRKKIVNRHKDDINKAYGKK, from the exons ATGTCCAAAACAGACATCAACCTCCAACCCAAGATGGCCAAAAAGCCTCCCTTCACCGTCGAGGTCCCCGGCGCTGAACCGGTCCAAGGCGAGACCAAGCCCCGCCGTCACCTCCGCTCCAAAGATGATTTGATCCTGCGTCCTGCCGAAGATGTCGGCACCACCTACGACGTTTTCAGACGGTCCGCGCGGCTGTTCGGAAACGCGAAGGCCGTGGGTAGCCGGAAGCTGATCAAAACGCACATCGAGAACAAaaaggtgaagaaggtcatCGACGGGGTTGAGAAGGAGGTGGATAAGAAGTGGACGTATTTTGAGATGAGCGGGTACTCGTACAAGAGCTTTGTGGAGTATGAGCAGTTGGCCTTGCAGCTGGGTGCTGGGTTACGGAAGTTGGGGTTGGAGAAGGATAGTAAGATTCATCTTTATGGTGCTACGAG TGCAAACTGGTTGGCCATGTCTCACGGTGCTGCGTCGCAGTCGGTTACTATTGTCACCGCTTATGATACCCTGGGCGAAGAAGGATTGAAGCATTCTCTCAAGCAAACCTCGAGTGTCGCCATCTTCCTCGACCCCGCTCTGATCCCCTCGCTTCACAACGTCCTCAGCGATGTCAAGTCGATCAAGCATGTTATCTACAACACCGACCAGGAGCCGAAGCAGGAGGACCTGGACAAGCTCAAGTCCGATTTCGACTACCTCAACATCATCAGCATTGAGGACTTGCGGAAATCTGGCGAGGAGAACCCGGTTGACCCTGTCCCGCCGGTGCCGGAGGACCTTTGCTGTATCATGTACACCTCTGGATCGACCGGTCCGCCAAAGGGTGTTCCTTTGACGCACGCCAACGTCATTGCTGCCA CCGCCGGTGTCAACGAGATTGTCGGCGATTACATTGGCCCATCCGACGCTTTGCTCACGTACCTCCCGCAAGCCCACATCCTTGAGTTCATGTTCGAGAACTTGTGTCTGTTCTGGGGTGGTACCATGGGATACGGTAACCCGCGTACGCTGTCCGAAGGCTCGATGCGCAACTGCAAGGGTGATATCAAGGAGTTCAAGCCTACGATTCTTGTCGGTGTTCCTGCTGTGTGGGAAACGGTGAAGAAGGGTGTGTTGGGCCAGTTAAACAAGAACAGTTTCTTGGTCAAGAGTCTTTTCTGGGGTGCCATGTCGGCCAAGAACTTTTTGCTGTCGACTGGACTCCCTGGTTCCGGTTTTGGAACATGGTTTTTGGACAACATGATCTtcaagaagctcaaggaaGCTACTGGTGGTCGTCTGCGAATCGTCATGAACGGTGGTGGTCCGATTTCGAAAGACACTCAGCAGTTCCTATCCATGGCCATTGCGCCTATGATCAGCGGATACGGTCTGACGGAAACGGCGGCCATGGGTGCTCTTAATGACCCGATGGCCTGGAACCCCAATGCGCTTGGTGAAATCCCTGCGTCGGTGGAGGTTAAGCTGGTCGACTTCCCTGACGCCGGATACCTGACCAAGAACAACCCGCCGCAAGGAGAGATCTTCATCCGTGGCGGCAGTGTGACGACGCACTATTGggagaacgaagaagaaacCAAGTCCGCATTCGCCGAAGGCGGCTGGTTCATGACCGGCGACATTGGCGAGTTCGACAAGTACGGCCACCTGCGGATCATTGACAGAAAGAAGAACCTGGTAAAGACACTGAATGGTGAATACATTGCCCTCGAAAAGCTCGAGTCCGTGTACCGCTCGTCACCCATCGTCGGTAACATCTGCGTCTACGCTGCCGAGGaccaggcgcagcctgtcgCCATCATCGTGCCAGTCGAAGCCGCCTTGAAGAAGGTGGCTGAGGAGAGCAAGGTCAGCAGCGGTGGTGAGACTTTGGAGGCACTTGTTCACAACGAGGACCTCAAGTCGGCTGTGTTGAAGCAGTTGCAGAACACCGGCCGGAGCCTTGGTCTCAAGGGTATCGAGATTATCAGTGGTGTTGTGTTGTCGGATGAAGAGTGGACTCCTCAGAAC GGCTACATGACTGCTGCCCAGAAGTTGCAGCGCAAGAAGATCGTCAACCGTCACAAGGATGACATCAACAAGGCATACGGCAAGAAATAA
- a CDS encoding S-adenosylmethionine-dependent methyltransferase (COG:F;~EggNog:ENOG410QEAV;~InterPro:IPR029063,IPR019410), with translation MNGFLSSLGHPVEDTEEESFLLFAQEIPANNLGFVDSCAHSLEVSINGNEYTIQQSPSVLSSSRAGGTTGAVLWKITPLFAEWISGLTSNPLWTHPDSPLQPPAGKTVVELGCGIAGLVALTLGPAVRHYVATDQEYVHRLLRENLDENKGVAYKHKSGGSKGKGGKKKGGSKQVQSEESNISFTSLDWEQDAPELLKRSVGIAPDNNEDEDNGFDLLLSCDCIYNEALVAPFVRTCADICRLRPAYHPEKAADEEGKNPTICIIAQQQRAPDVFEAWLEETLKVFWVYRLNDEHLPVELKGGTGYVLHLLVLRDDA, from the exons ATGAATGGATTCCTCTCATCCCTCGGCCATCCGGTCGAGGACACCGAAGAGG AATCCTTTCTCCTATTCGCCCAGGAAATCCCAGCCAATAATCTAGGCTTCGTCGACTCCTGCGCACACTCCCTCGAGGTTTccatcaatgggaatgaataTACAATCCAGCAGTCGCCTTCGGTACTTTCTTCGTCAAGAGCGGGTGGGACGACTGGTGCGGTACTATGGAAGATAACGCCACTCTTTGCGGAATGGATTTCGGGGCTTACGTCGAATCCGCTCTGGACGCATCCTGATTCACCGTTACAACCGCCTGCGGGGAAGACAGTTGTTGAGCTTGGGTGTGGGATAGCGGGACTTGTGGCATTGACTTTGGGGCCTGCGGTGCGGCACTATGTTGCTACGGATCAGGAGTATGTGCATCGGTTGTTGAGGGAGAATCTTGATGAGAATAAGGGTGTTGCGTATAAGCACAAGTCTGGGGGATCGAAGGGGAAGggtgggaagaagaagggagggTCGAAGCAGGTACAGTCTGAGGAGTCGAATATCTCATTTACCTCGTTGGATTGGGAGCAGGATGCGCCGGAGTTATTGAAGAGGAGCGTTGGGATAGCACCCGACAACAATGAAGATGAGGACAATGGTTTCGACCTGCTTCTCTCCTGTGATTGCATCTACAACGAAGCCCTCGTGGCGCCGTTTGTTCGGACATGCGCGGATATCTGTCGTTTACGGCCTGCATATCATCCTGAGAAGGCtgctgatgaggaggggaagaatCCTACGATCTGCATAATTGCCCAACAACAGCGCGCCCCGGACGTGTTCGAGGCGTGGTTGGAAGAAACGCTCAAGGTATTCTGGGTCTATAGGTTGAATGATGAACATCTCCCGGTGGAGTTAAAAGGTGGTACGGGGTATGTGCTCCATTTACTGGTTCTAAGGGATGATGCATAG
- a CDS encoding uncharacterized protein (COG:S;~EggNog:ENOG410Q1WS), with protein sequence MTVAAPPVPPTTLHENGPVHAHGPVNPMTLPRFHPIAMNPNQHMPPDPAMQHHFRPYPPPPPPQQRPHPPPHPAQESGLHPSHIEHIEARLRQLENEEAARMAARSQLLAIRKREDEDFRRMTENAEAEEEELRRQRKRLKRESMGIGVNGSTMDSPPLRPTPPRRLSETNAATTLAFFKQQTPPDPRPLPTPPSQAPPHPHTHPHPHAHPAHPHQHQHQHPPQPHPHPHAHPHPHAHPHHVQVHPAVPQAAPLPPQPHHPAPFDPSSGSIRKKQKYTIKNVEAWGERHGRPAAHDPSGRALWKRPSDGNLVYLTCPIPGCGKADFVTLHGFMCHLTKKHKDRTLGSQSRALEVCGVVYDPNAPLPPVRTVQRASTEESRLESNQADGDGYPQEMEYSTASDEEEDHDTYAVKTEATENLEQQARIEESNPALPPAAPSNTNGSTKQSISSIIDNPESTAPPPSSSETPASASQEQTTPVKERVEPTEPSSDREPSETKEAEVKTEAK encoded by the exons ATGACGGTTGCTGCACCTCCAGTCCCTCCCACTACTCTGCATGAGAATGGTCCCGTCCATGCTCACGGCCCCGTCAATCCCATGACGCTGCCTCGCTTCCACCCTATCGCCATGAACCCCAATCAGCATATGCCTCCCGATCCCGCCATGCAACACCACTTTCGTCcatatcctcctcccccgccgccgcagcaacgtcctcatccccctcctcatccggcGCAGGAGTCCGGTCTGCATCCGTCTCATATAGAGCATATTGAAGCCCGGTTGAGACAATTGGAAAATGAAGAGGCGGCGCGTATGGCTGCGAGGAGTCAGCTGCTTGCGATTCGAAAGCGGGAGGATGAGGATTTCCGTCGGATGACGGAGAATGCAGAGGCTGAGGAAGAG GAACTCCGGAGACAACGGAAACGACTCAAGAGAGAATCCATGGGTATTGGGGTAAATGGATCGACCATGGACTCGCCGCCTCTGCGGCCAACGCCGCCGCGTCGATTGTCCGAAACAAATGCTGCGACGACATTGGCCTTTTTCAAGCAGCAGACGCCTCCCGATCCTCGTCCGCTCCCTACCCCTCCGTCCCAAGCTCCGCCCCACCCTCAcactcatcctcatcctcatgcACACCCAGCACATCCGCATCAAcatcagcaccagcatcCGCCGCAACCTCATCCTCACCCTCACGCACATCCGCATCCACATGCTCATCCGCACCATGTTCAAGTCCATCCTGCTGTTCCACAGGCTGCACCCTTACCGCCTCAGCCCCACCATCCGGCCCCCTTTGATCCATCAAGTGGCTCTATCCGTAAGAAGCAGAAGTATACGATCAAAAACGTCGAAGCGTGGGGTGAGCGTCATGGACGTCCCGCAGCTCATGACCCTTCCGGACGTGCACTGTGGAAACGTCCCTCGGATGGAAACCTAGTCTATCTGACATGCCCTATCCCCGGATGCGGGAAAGCGGACTTTGTTACACTGCATGGCTTCATGTGTCACCTGACCAAGAAGCATAAAGACCGTACTTTGGGAAGCCAGTCGCGAGCCTTGGAAGTTTGCGGTGTAGTCTATGACCCGAACGCTCCCCTGCCTCCTGTCCGGACGGTGCAGCGGGCGTCTACAGAAGAGAGCCGGTTGGAATCCAACCAAGCAGACGGGGACGGGTATCCACAGGAAATGGAATATTCGACTGCCtctgatgaagaagaggatcaCGACACGTATGCGGTTAAAACAGAAGCCACAGAAAATCTGGAGCAGCAGGCACGGATAGAAGAATCTAACCCCGCATTGCCCCCCGCGGCACCATCTAATACGAACGGGTCGACCAAGCAGTCGATTTCGTCTATTATTGATAATCCTGAATCGACAGCGCCGCCGCCGTCATCTAGCGAGACACCAGCATCTGCTTCCCAGGAGCAGACCACACCAGTCAAAGAGAGGGTCGAACCGACCGAGCCTTCTTCAGACCGAGAACCGAGTGAAACCAAAGAAGCCGAGGTAAAAACCGAGGCAAAATAA